From one Eucalyptus grandis isolate ANBG69807.140 chromosome 9, ASM1654582v1, whole genome shotgun sequence genomic stretch:
- the LOC104419193 gene encoding protein SIEVE ELEMENT OCCLUSION B: MMTTGKMMPPAMQRLIKGGDRSMITMSGDYVMMKQVEEMHRPDGIEVNVKRVLQIVEDILKHATLNADTSAIAGSPVHGEIVNDILEENRIIDQLNLKALTGVDDHANTLAVFNMLAHFSWDAKLVLTMAALAFNYGEFWLLAQARYSNQLAKAMAMLKQMTSIMDHLGELKSLDALNSLIQAMLEVTRCVVKLKELPSAYISSEVPALSDAMAHVTTAVYWTIRSAVACASQITNLTTFGYKYIASTTEAWELSTLNHKLKNIYEHLQKQIDICNQYIEEKQYLEAYQTLLNLFETIHNDNMKILKALIYPKDDILPLVEGNSKKRVNIEVLRRRNVLLLISWLDISQDELSILEDMHSESKLHATQHEIHQYEVVWIPMVDCSVKWTDPMQKQFEALQSTMPWYTVYHPSLIDEAVIRFIKEKWHYRKKPILVLLDPQGKVVCPNAIHMMWIWEATPSLSLH, encoded by the exons ATGATGACCACGGGCAAGATGATGCCGCCCGCCATGCAGAGGTTGATCAAGGGCGGGGATCGGAGCATGATCACGATGTCTGGCGACTACGTGATGATGAAGCAGGTCGAGGAGATGCACCGCCCCGACGGCATCGAGGTTAACGTGAAGCGGGTCCTCCAAATTGTCGAGGACATCCTCAAACACGCTACCTTGAATGCTGACACTAGTGCCATCGCG GGATCGCCAGTGCACGGGGAAATCGTGAACGACATACTCGAGGAGAACCGGATTATCGATCAG CTAAACTTGAAAGCACTGACTGGGGTCGACGATCACGCGAACACACTCGCCGTATTCAATATGCTCGCCCACTTCTCGTGGGATGCCAAGCTGGTACTGACCATGGCGGCCTTGGCCTTCAACTACGGCGAGTTCTGGCTCTTGGCCCAGGCCCGCTATTCCAACCAGCTTGCCAAGGCGATGGCCATGCTGAAGCAGATGACCTCGATCATGGATCACTTGGGCGAACTCAAATCCCTGGACGCGCTCAACAGCCTCATCCAGGCCATGCTTGAAGTCACGAGGTGCGTCGTGAAACTCAAGGAGCTTCCCTCAGCTTACATCTCCAGCGAAGTTCCCGCGTTGTCAGATGCCATGGCCCATGTCACAACTGCCGTCTACTGGACCATAAGGAGCGCTGTGGCTTGTGCTAGCCAGATCACGAACCTCACAACCTTTGGCTACAA GTACATAGCCTCCACAACTGAGGCATGGGAGCTGTCAACCTTGAATCACAAACTGAAGAACATATATGAACATTTGCAGAAGCAAATTGACATATGTAACCAATACATAG AGGAAAAGCAGTATCTCGAAGCCTATCAGACCCTCCTGAATCTCTTTGAAACCATCCACAATGACAATATGAAGATCCTGAAGGCTCTGATTTATCCCAAGGATGATATTCTGCCTCTTGTCGAGGGCAACTCAAAGAAAAGG GTCAACATCGAAGtcctgaggaggaggaacgtGTTGCTGCTGATCTCGTGGCTAGACATCTCACAGGACGAGCTGTCCATCCTGGAGGACATGCACAGCGAGTCCAAGTTGCACGCGACACAGCATGAGATCCACCAGTATGAGGTGGTGTGGATCCCTATGGTGGACTGCTCCGTCAAGTGGACTGACCCAATGCAAAAGCAGTTCGAGGCCCTGCAGTCCACAATGCCGTGGTATACCGTGTACCACCCAAGCCTGATCGACGAGGCAGTGATCCGGTTCATCAAGGAGAAGTGGCACTACAGGAAAAAGCCCATCCTGGTATTGCTTGACCCTCAAGGCAAGGTTGTGTGCCCCAACGCCATTCACATGATGTGGATTTGGGAAGCAACGCCTTCCCTTTCACTACACTGA
- the LOC104420628 gene encoding protein SIEVE ELEMENT OCCLUSION B-like, producing the protein MTATDEGWVRSIMMMADEDLMRKQVEETHASDSRELEVEPLLNLVEDILVRATTDVDTDLAPVLLEKALTGGEAHETTLSILQVVAHFPWDAKPVLTLAAFAFNYGQFWLLNQVYSSNQLAKPIAILKQLPVTMESMGALESRLDKLNSLIQAMLEVTGFLADLKELSSAFGSKEVPALSAAMAPVPVVVYWTIRSAVSCASQITNFTSFSHEYITSATGAQELSTLDHKLKSINEHFPKQIIICHRLVRVQGDAVATERFDEAMRIDNMKILKFLIYPKDDILPLVDGTTEKRVNIEVLKGKKVWLLISELDISQHELSILKQIHSESKLHETTNEIHQHEMVWIPMVDHSVQWTKQKQKQFEVHQSMMPWYTVCHPRLISKVAIQFVEEKWHFRNKPILVVLDQHGKVVCPNAIHMMWIWGSIAFPFTKLREEDLWKEQTWTLELLVTANDQTILNWIRDGKYIFLYGGDDIEWLRKFTVEARQVAQGARIPLEMVYVGKSIKREQAQHVITTINNEKLSHTWQDPTMVWLFWTRLESMLFSKIQLGKVDEHNPMMQQIKRLLSFDKAGGWAMLSRGSTITMDGHGTTVLPALLEYDLWKENVATKGYGMAFKEHHDKIQDSMHLCCRLDLQSTVGEIPASMRCPDCQSLMEELTTFFCRHDEEVPRISE; encoded by the exons ATGACGGCGACTGACGAGGGCTGGGTTCGGAGCATAATGATGATGGCTGACGAGGACCTGATGAGGAAGCAGGTCGAGGAGACTCATGCCTCTGACAGCCGCGAGTTGGAAGTGGAGCCGCTCCTCAATCTAGTTGAGGATATCCTCGTCCGCGCCACCACAGATGTTGACACTGACCTCGCCCCCGTG CTATTGGAGAAGGCGCTGACTGGGGGTGAGGCGCACGAGACAACGCTCTCCATACTCCAGGTGGTCGCCCACTTCCCGTGGGATGCCAAGCCGGTGCTGACCCTTGCGGCCTTCGCCTTCAACTATGGCCAGTTCTGGCTCTTGAACCAGGTCTACTCCTCCAACCAGCTTGCCAAGCCGATTGCTATCCTGAAGCAGCTGCCCGTTACCATGGAGTCCATGGGTGCACTCGAGTCACGGCTCGATAAGCTCAACAGCCTCATCCAGGCCATGCTTGAAGTCACTGGGTTCCTGGCGGACCTCAAGGAGCTTTCCTCAGCTTTCGGCTCTAAGGAGGTCCCCGCATTGTCAGCCGCCATGGCCCCCGTCCCAGTTGTCGTCTACTGGACCATAAGAAGCGCTGTGTCTTGTGCTAGCCAGATTACCAACTTCACTAGCTTCAGCCACGA GTACATAACATCCGCAACTGGGGCACAGGAGCTGTCAACCTTGGATCACAAACTGAAGAGCATAAATGAACATTTTCCGAAGCAAATTATCATATGTCACCGATTAGTAAGAG TTCAGGGTGATGCAGTGGCAACTGAGCGGTTTGACGAAGCCATGCGCATTGACAATATGAAGATCCTGAAGTTTCTGATTTATCCGAAGGATGATATTCTGCCTCTTGTGGATGGGACTACAGAGAAAAGG GTCAACATTGAAGTCctgaaggggaagaaagtaTGGCTGCTGATCTCAGAGTTGGACATCTCACAGCACGAGCTGTCCATCCTGAAGCAGATCCACAGTGAGTCCAAGCTGCACGAGACAACAAATGAGATCCACCAGCACGAGATGGTGTGGATCCCCATGGTGGACCACTCGGTCCAGTGGACCAAGCAAAAACAGAAGCAGTTCGAGGTCCACCAGTCCATGATGCCATGGTACACCGTGTGCCACCCGCGCCTAATCAGCAAGGTGGCAATACAGTTCGTCGAGGAGAAGTGGCACTTCAGGAACAAGCCCATCCTGGTGGTGCTTGACCAACACGGCAAGGTTGTGTGCCCCAATGCCATTCACATGATGTGGATTTGGGGAAGCATTGCCTTCCCTTTCACTAAACTGAGAGAGGAGGATCTATGGAAGGAACAGACATGGACGCTTGAGCTTCTGGTCACTGCCAATGATCAAACAATTCTGAATTGG ATTAGAGATGGCAAGTACATATTCCTTTACGGTGGCGATGACATTGAGTGGCTCCGCAAATTCACCGTGGAGGCACGCCAGGTCGCTCAGGGTGCAAGGATCCCCCTAGAGATGGTCTATGTGGGCAAGAGCATCAAGCGAGAGCAGGCGCAGCACGTGATCACGACCATCAACAATGAGAAGCTGAGCCACACCTGGCAGGACCCGACCATGGTGTGGTTATTCTGGACCCGGCTCGAGTCGATGCTCTTCTCGAAGATCCAGCTGGGGAAGGTGGACGAGCACAACCCCATGATGCAGCAGATCAAGAGGCTGCTTAGCTTTGACAAGGCCGGGGGGTGGGCAATGCTCAGCCGGGGGTCAACCATCACGATGGATGGGCATGGGACTACGGTCTTGCCGGCACTGCTGGAGTATGACCTGTGGAAGGAGAACGTGGCGACCAAGGGGTACGGCATGGCGTTCAAGGAGCACCATGACAAGATCCAGGACTCGATGCACCTGTGCTGCCGGTTGGACCTCCAGAGCACGGTGGGGGAGATCCCGGCGAGCATGCGGTGTCCGGACTGCCAGAGTCTCATGGAGGAACTCACCACCTTCTTCTGCCGCCATGATGAGGAAGTTCCCCGCATCTCCGAGTGA
- the LOC104419192 gene encoding protein SIEVE ELEMENT OCCLUSION B, which produces MATLTTASKMMPPAMQRLIKGGDRSMIMMSDDIAMMKQVTDTHAPDGREVDVKPLLLLVEDILNRATLTASTGPTMGSPYAENMEDKGYQASFNAVLDVLSYTIERISCELSAKALTGGEAHATTLSICNMLAPFSWDAKLVLTLAAFAFNYGEFWLLAQIYTTNQLAKSMAILKQLPMIMEHSGALKSRFDALNGLIQAMLKVTRCVVDLKDLPSAYISSEAPALSAAMAHVPTAVYWTIRSAVACASQITSLTSYGIEYISSTTEAWELSTMDHKLKNIYEHLQKQIDICKQYIEEKRDIEAYQTLLNLFETIHIDNMKVLKALIYPKDDILPLVEGTSKKRVNLEVLRRRNVLLLISGLDISQDELSILEQIHGESKLHTTQRQINQYEVVWIPIVDRSVKWTDPVQKQFEALQSRMPWYTVYHPNLIHKVAIRFIREQWHFRNKPILVVLDPQGKVVSPNAIHMMWIWGSNAFPFTTLREEALWKEEEWTLELLVDGMDPTILNWIREGKYIFLYGGDDIEWIRKFTTAARQVAMAARIPLEMVYVGKSSKREQVQRAIDTINDEKLSSTWQDLTLVWYFWTRLESMFFSKIQLGKVDEHGLLIQQLKRLLSFDKAGGWAILSKGSSIVVNGHRNTVLPALLEYDLWKEHVPTKGYDVAFKEHYEKIRDVAHPCCRFEFQSAGGRIPESLRCPECQRLMEKLTTFVCCHEKVVPTIYE; this is translated from the exons ATGGCCACGTTGACGACGGCCAGCAAGATGATGCCGCCCGCCATGCAGAGGCTGATTAAGGGTGGGGATCGGAGCATGATCATGATGTCCGACGACATTGCGATGATGAAGCAGGTCACGGACACTCATGCCCCTGATGGCCGCGAGGTTGATGTGAAGccactcctcctcctcgtcgagGACATCCTCAACCGCGCTACCTTGACTGCTAGCACCGGCCCCACCATG GGATCCCCATACGCTGAAAACATGGAGGACAAGGGTTACCAGGCAAGCTTCAACGCCGTGCTCGACGTGCTGTCCTACACCATCGAGCGGATTTCCTGCGAG CTATCCGCGAAAGCGCTGACTGGTGGCGAGGCGCACGCGACCACGCTCTCCATATGCAACATGCTCGCCCCCTTCTCGTGGGACGCCAAGCTGGTGCTGACACTGGCGGCCTTCGCCTTCAACTATGGCGAGTTCTGGCTCTTGGCCCAGATCTACACTACCAACCAGCTTGCCAAGTCGATGGCAATCCTGAAGCAGCTGCCCATGATCATGGAGCACTCGGGCGCCCTCAAGTCCCGGTTCGACGCGCTCAATGGCCTCATCCAGGCCATGCTTAAAGTCACGAGGTGCGTGGTGGACCTCAAGGACCTTCCCTCAGCTTACATCTCCAGCGAGGCCCCCGCATTGTCAGCCGCCATGGCCCACGTCCCAACTGCCGTTTATTGGACCATAAGGAGCGCTGTGGCTTGTGCTAGCCAGATCACCAGCCTCACTAGCTATGGCATTGA GTACATATCCTCCACAACTGAGGCATGGGAGCTGTCAACCATGGATCACAAACTGAAGAACATATATGAACATTTGCAGAAGCAAATTGACATATGTAAACAATACATAG AGGAAAAGCGGGATATTGAAGCCTATCAGACTCTCCTGAATCTCTTTGAAACCATCCACATTGACAATATGAAGGTCCTGAAGGCTCTGATTTATCCCAAGGATGATATTCTGCCTCTTGTTGAGGGCACCTCAAAGAAAAGG GTCAACCTCGAAGTCCTGAGAAGGAGGAATGTGTTGCTGCTGATCTCGGGGCTGGACATCTCGCAGGACGAGCTATCCATCCTGGAGCAGATCCACGGCGAGTCCAAGTTGCACACGACGCAGCGTCAGATCAACCAGTATGAGGTGGTGTGGATCCCTATTGTGGACCGCTCGGTCAAGTGGACTGACCCGGTGCAGAAGCAGTTCGAGGCCCTGCAGTCCAGAATGCCGTGGTACACCGTGTACCACCCAAACCTGATCCACAAGGTGGCGATCCGGTTCATCAGGGAGCAGTGGCACTTCAGGAACAAGCCCATCCTGGTGGTGCTTGACCCACAAGGCAAGGTTGTGTCCCCCAATGCCATTCACATGATGTGGATTTGGGGAAGCAATGCCTTCCCCTTCACTACACTGAGAGAGGAGGCTCTGTGGAAAGAAGAGGAATGGACGCTTGAGCTTCTTGTCGATGGCATGGATCCAACAATTCTGAATTGG ATTAGAGAAGGCAAGTACATATTCCTTTACGGTGGTGATGACATAGAGTGGATCCGTAAGTTCACCACGGCGGCACGCCAGGTTGCGATGGCCGCAAGGATTCCCCTGGAGATGGTCTATGTGGGCAAGAGCAGCAAGCGAGAGCAGGTGCAGCGCGCGATAGATACCATCAACGATGAGAAGCTGAGCTCCACCTGGCAGGACCTGACCTTGGTATGGTACTTTTGGACCCGGCTCGAGTCGATGTTCTTCTCGAAGATCCAGCTGGGGAAGGTGGACGAGCATGGCCTCTTGATTCAGCAGCTCAAGAGGTTGCTCAGCTTTGACAAGGCCGGGGGGTGGGCGATACTGAGCAAGGGGTCAAGCATCGTGGTGAACGGGCACCGGAACACGGTCCTGCCGGCGCTGCTGGAGTACGACCTGTGGAAGGAGCACGTGCCGACCAAGGGGTACGACGTGGCATTCAAGGAGCACTACGAGAAGATCCGCGACGTGGCGCACCCGTGCTGCCGATTCGAGTTCCAGAGCGCGGGGGGAAGGATCCCGGAGAGCCTGCGGTGCCCCGAGTGCCAGAGACTCATGGAGAAACTCACCACCTTCGTCTGCTGCCATGAGAAGGTTGTTCCCACCATCTATGAGtga